The Acidobacteriota bacterium DNA segment CAGCACTCGCACCACACGCGAGGGCGTGTAGAACTGGCCGCCGCTCTTCCCCTCCGCACTGGCAAAGCGCGCGAGGAAGTACTCGTAGACGCGGCCCAGCGTGTCCTTGGCGCGATCGGCGGCGCTGCCGAGCGCGACGTCGCTTACCAGATTGATGATCTGCCCGAGTCGCTGCTTGTCGAGGCCAGCCCGCCCGAAGTCCTTCGGCAGCACGCCCTTGAGCGACGGGTTGTCGCGCTCAATAGCCGCCATCGCATCATCGACGATCGTCCCGATGGTCGGCTGGGGCGCCTTCGCCTTCAGGTGGGACCATCGCGCTTCCTTCGGCACCCAGAAGATGCTCGCGGCGCGGTACTCGTCAGGGTCCTCGGCGTCCGCACCCTGCGACTGCTGGGCTTCCAGTTCCACGTGCTTCGCCTCGAACGCGTCGGAGATGTACTTGAGGAAGATCAGGCCCAGAACGACGTGCTTGTACTCGGCCGCGTCCATGTTGTTGCGCAGGGCGTCGGCCGCGGCCCAGAGCGTCGCCTCGAATCCGAGGTTGGCGGTGCCATTCGCCGGCCGGTCCTTGGCTCGTCGTTTTGCCATAGCTGAAGAATCCGATATGTGCCTTGGGGGGCCATGTAGCGAACTTGTGGGCCGATTATACGTGCGTAAGACCCCCTCGCACGCGGGATTCGGGATGACCGGGCACGGCATGCCGTGCCCCTACAGGACAACACGCCCAGGCGACACACCAGCCCACGGCATCACGGATCGTAGGCGGGCACGGCATGCCGTGCCCCTACGGGACAGACGAAGCGAACCTCCGACACCGCTCGCAGGGTCACGACGAATCAGGCAATTACAAGTTGAAACAGACGACGCGGGTTTCAGTCATCTCGCGCAGCGCGAAGTCGATCCCCTCCCGCCCGATGCCGCTGAGCTTGGTCCCCCCGAACGGCATCACGTCCAGCCGGTAGTCGGTCGAGTCATTCACCATCACGCCGCCGACGTGCAGGCCCTGGATAGCAGTAAACGCATGACGGAGGTTCTCCGTAAAGATCGCGGCGTGCAGCCCGTAGTTGACGCGGTTCGCGGCGGCGATGGCCTCGTCGAGTGACGCCACCCGGTACAGCGAGACGACGGGGCCGTAGACTTCGTCGCAGTCCAGCCTGGCGCCTGCGGGCAGCGACTCCAGCACCGTCGGCCAGATGAGTGTTCCTTCCCGGCGACCTCCCACGAGCACGCGCGCGCCGCCGTCAACGGCTTCGCGAATCCAGCGTTCGACCCGTTCGGCCTGACCGAGTGTGATCATCGCGCAGACATCGGTGGCAGGATCCATCGACGAACCCGCCCGTAGTCGACCAACGTGGTCGACGAACCGCTGGCGGAAACTGTCGTAGATCGCGTCGTGCACGAACACACGCTGCACGCCCAGGCAGTTCTGTCCAGCCTGTGCGAACGCCCCGTCGGCGATCGCGGGCACGGCGCGATCGAGATCGGCATCCGCCAGGACGATGACCGGGGAATTCGAACCCAGTTCCATCGAGAGCTTCTTGATGCCCGCGGTTCGCGTGATGTGCAGGCCCGTCTCGACGCCGCCCGTGAAGGTGACCAGGCCGACGCGCGGATCCGTGACGATCGCATCGCCCACCTCGGAGCCGCGGCCCGTCACCACGTTCAGCCGTCCTGGTGGAAGCCCCGCCAGCATCAGGTCCTGCGCCAGCCGAAGCGCGGACAGCGGCGTTGCCGTCCCGGGCTTCAGTACGACGGCGTTGCCGCCCGCTAGAGCAGGACCGATCTTGTGACACACCATCGCCAGAGGATCGTTGAACGGGGTGATGGCGCCGACGACGCCGATCGGAAACCGGAAGTAGTAGCCCACGCGGTTCTCGGATCCGACGCGGCTGTCGAACGGCAGCGTTTCCCCCGCGAGGCGCCTGCCGGCCTCAGCCGCCAGGCGCAGCAGGTTGACGCATCGGACCGGTTCGCGCTGAGCCTCGCGAATCGACTTACTCCCTTCGAGCGCAATCGTTCGGGCGTAGCTGTCGCGATCCGCGTCGAGCCGTGCCGCGGCTCTCATCAACACGTCATAGCGCGCGTGCGTCGGCCACGGCACACCGGCCGCCCGATCGGCGGCGGCAATCGCCCGATCGACGTCGGCGACGGTTCCCCGCGGCACCGTATCGACCATCTGACCGTCGAACGGGTTGCGAACCTCGATCACCTCGTCGCGCCCGACCCACTCCCCGTCAATGAGCATCCTGGCGCCGCTCCCGTCGCCCGCCCGTAATTCCTGTTCAGTCGTTGCATCCATCACGCGTTCCCCTTGAGTATCGCTGTCACGCGCCCTTCTGGCGCCGAGGTCCCGCGAGCAGGCCTCTCTCTCGGCGTCCCCGCTCACGCGCGCCGGCAAAACGAACCTTACCGGGGCTCGTCGCCGGCCTTACGTAAGCGCTCTTCGCGCAGCCCGTCTTGGCCCTCACGGTCCGTTTTGCGAACTGACGCCCTTCGACTTCGCTCAGGATTTCGCTGATCGGCTTGGTTCGAGGGGCCGCTTCGACAGCGGCCAGCCCGCTACCAGTCGTCGCCCCCCCCCACGCTGGTTATGAAGCCGTCCCCCTCTTTTCCCAGTATCTGACAAGTCCCGCCCAGCAGTGGTTGAGCGGTGCGGCCGAAATGTAGGCGGCTGCCCGATCGGCGCCAATCATGGCCGTGATGCGCGCGACGATGCCGTCGACAAACTCGCGACCAAGCGTCTCGCGATCGCGTCCAGTCGCGAGCAGCTCGCGGCTGAACCGTCCCCAGTACTCGATTTCGGTGTCGAGCGCGTCCAGATGCGCGACCGGATCTCGCTTGTAGCCGAAGTGTGTAATAAAGATGCCCGTCGGCTCCCACCGCCGCATCAGCCCGACGGTCTCGCGCCACTGTTCGAGATCGATGTCAGGGGGCGGCGTCGGGGGATACACGTACGGGTCATCGGCAGTCCTGATGCCGGCAGTGTCGCCCGCATAGGCGATGCCGCTGGTCCGGTCGAAGTACCCAACGTGGTGCGTCGCGTGGCCCCTGAGAACCTCGACATCAATTTGCCGCGCTCCGAAGGCCAGACGCTCCCCGCCCTTCAGGGCCGTCACGTTCGCTGCCGGCACCGCTGCGAATTCGCCCCACAGTCGATCC contains these protein-coding regions:
- a CDS encoding aldehyde dehydrogenase family protein, with product MDATTEQELRAGDGSGARMLIDGEWVGRDEVIEVRNPFDGQMVDTVPRGTVADVDRAIAAADRAAGVPWPTHARYDVLMRAAARLDADRDSYARTIALEGSKSIREAQREPVRCVNLLRLAAEAGRRLAGETLPFDSRVGSENRVGYYFRFPIGVVGAITPFNDPLAMVCHKIGPALAGGNAVVLKPGTATPLSALRLAQDLMLAGLPPGRLNVVTGRGSEVGDAIVTDPRVGLVTFTGGVETGLHITRTAGIKKLSMELGSNSPVIVLADADLDRAVPAIADGAFAQAGQNCLGVQRVFVHDAIYDSFRQRFVDHVGRLRAGSSMDPATDVCAMITLGQAERVERWIREAVDGGARVLVGGRREGTLIWPTVLESLPAGARLDCDEVYGPVVSLYRVASLDEAIAAANRVNYGLHAAIFTENLRHAFTAIQGLHVGGVMVNDSTDYRLDVMPFGGTKLSGIGREGIDFALREMTETRVVCFNL
- a CDS encoding MBL fold metallo-hydrolase, whose product is MEQITPDTGLIDLQFQDRALAIASAAIETPAGVLIVDPGPSTCRARLLSELAGAGISPTAVHGLLLTHIHLDHAGASGTLVREHPRWKVYVHERGAPHLIDPSRLLASATRLYGDQMDRLWGEFAAVPAANVTALKGGERLAFGARQIDVEVLRGHATHHVGYFDRTSGIAYAGDTAGIRTADDPYVYPPTPPPDIDLEQWRETVGLMRRWEPTGIFITHFGYKRDPVAHLDALDTEIEYWGRFSRELLATGRDRETLGREFVDGIVARITAMIGADRAAAYISAAPLNHCWAGLVRYWEKRGTAS